The nucleotide sequence TAAtgttcctgcttctgtctcctgagtgctgactgCAGGccaaagtcattttttaaattttgtttttaaagttttatttttatgtgaatgggtattttgcttgcacatgttgtctgtgcaccatgtgggtgcctggtGCAGGTGGAAGTGagaagatggcattggatccCCCTAAAACTTAAGTTACAAGCtgctgtgaggcaccatgtgggtgttgggatttgaacctaagtcctccggaagagcagtcagtgtatctgaggcatctctcctgcccataaatatttttttttcccccttagaaAAGACTTCTTTATATTGAGTCTGCCATCTTTAGTCTTGTAGGGGTCTTCGGTGTTCCTTTCAGCATCTTTCCAAAGAATTCCTCGTGTATTTGGAATCAAATCCTCAAAATACACTCAGCACACATCTCCTTCTGAGAAGATGAAAGTCACATACCCTTATATCTTTCATGTACAGGCTATGATCCCCTACAGCTTGCCTTCCTTAGCCAATTTACTATTTACTAATTTATACACAGCGCCTCACTGTACTTCAGGACAATCTGGGACTCCCTTCATAGCACATCCACGCACTGACCTCCTAGCGATCCCTCTACCTCAACTCTCCAAAGCTAAGGTTTCAGGTGTGAGCTTACCACACCCGGTTCTGCAGTCAAGACAAaattagagctcctgtcctcgaACTCTCTCCTAAGTAAAAGGTTTAGTATTTCCCCTGACACGCCTCCAATCCTTGCCTCtcggaggaaaaagaaaaaacctgacATCAGGGCTCACCCGCGAAAGACCAGTCAGGAAGCTCCGTGAGCGGCCCATAGCCGGAAGGGTTGGCAGCCAGCCCCTGCCTGGGTGGGGGAAAACACAGTGGGGTGAGGGCTCGTCGGGCTTCCAGGTCCCGCCGCGCCCCCGCCCCGCACTCACTGAAGTCTCCACTGGCCGCCGGCCCGAGCCGCCGCACTGCAGTGCAACCTCCGGACACCTACTGGAAAGGCAGGGAGTTAGGCGGCAGGTCGCCCCGGGGCCCTCCAACACCGCCCGGGCCCCCTGACCCCACAGCCACTCACTGGACAGCCAGGTCCCTAAAGCAGCCATGCCTTAGCACGCGGGCCGGAAGTGGGCGTGGCCCCCGCGGCCGCGCACGACGCTGCCGGGAAAACCGGAAGCCGACATCTTGAATGTGGTTTTCAGCCGCCGGCCCCGCCATCTTGGGTCATTGTACGGAAGTGAGGGCCAGCTGGAGGAACTGTCCCGCGCCTGCATCTTGCATCCTCCGGCGTGGATTGAGTCGTTCGCAGCTGTTTCCAACGCCACCTTTCGTGGGCGATCTCCAGGCTTTAGAAATTGAGGGTAACTCAGAACTGACCTCATCGTGCAGCCTAATGCAGCATTTTAACGTTCGTGTTCTGGTCACGGCACGGTCATGTGTAGAACGGATTAGAAAAATCTGTTTCTTATTCAACAGAACCGAAGAAtaacgagttagggttaggagATTGTAGGGATAGCTAAAAGCAGTTCAGCTGAGTTTAGAGAAGACAATGGTCACAGACGTGACTAATACTACAGCCGAATTCTGGGAAGGGAAGTCTACGTTATTTGCAAGAATATTTATGGAACTATGAGGcagaagacactttttttttttttttttttttaaggaagttgTGCTGGTGCTAAAAGTAATTTTGTCTCACCATGTAACtgtggctgccttggaactcagtgtgtagaccaggctggctttgaactcgtaGTGATACACTTGCACCTTCCTCGTGAATGCTAGGATATAAGGCGGCTCTGATTCCGTTTTattatgtctgcctgcatgccagaagagggcaccggatctcattataggtggttgtgagccatcatgtggttgctgggaattgaactcaggacctttggaagagcagccagtgttcttaaccttggagccatctctccatcccttctgATTCCAGTTTTTAAAGAGTGTCCACCACACATTCTTATGAGTTAAGTATACTTGGAGTGGTTCAAAATCAAATTTGTTGAATACAAACATGCTACAATGGGAAATTACACACCTAAAGTCAATCAAAAACCAGGCACACCAAGGGCTGGTTATGGTGCCTTTGGTGGAGTAATTGACCTAGCATACTCAGACTTTGGGTTCATTTCTCCAGCATACACAAAAATAACATGCAGCATGACGGAATTTTATGTTTAGAATTCAGGTCCATTCCCAACATAtctcattatatatatttaatcgTTCCCAAATCAGAGGCATTTTTGTACTAAGAGGCCAGGAGTTGGTTAGATTCCCTGGTGGACAGACTGATAAGGTCATGACTAGATAATAAAGGTGATGAACTTCCATTTAAGATGGCTGACTTCTTCCTCCTAGCCTGAGACAAAATTCTG is from Meriones unguiculatus strain TT.TT164.6M chromosome 9, Bangor_MerUng_6.1, whole genome shotgun sequence and encodes:
- the Mrpl52 gene encoding large ribosomal subunit protein mL52 isoform X4, which produces MAALGTWLSSVRRLHCSAAARAGGQWRLQQGLAANPSGYGPLTELPDWSFAEKSCTADTGNGCWITGMEAQAAETGGRKEAEKSS
- the Mrpl52 gene encoding large ribosomal subunit protein mL52 isoform X3 codes for the protein MAALGTWLSIGVRRLHCSAAARAGGQWRLQQGLAANPSGYGPLTELPDWSFAEKSCTADTGNGCWITGMEAQAAETGGRKEAEKSS